The Cyprinus carpio isolate SPL01 chromosome A9, ASM1834038v1, whole genome shotgun sequence genome window below encodes:
- the si:dkey-91i10.3 gene encoding cytochrome P450: MFSHSVLRTGFFLCKQDYGGIKCLTSIFLTRTTSTLIGGDDKQKTMDDLNGPSFLTSLYWLFGKGYFQTTHQMQIEHSKIYGPLWKSKYGPLVVVNVADADLIEQVLRQEGRHPIRTDMPHWRGYRKLRNHAYGPLTEMGAEWQRIRSILNPRMLKPKHVSSYTSAINGVVSDFIEKVAKLRTTTGNDVVVYDVAGELYKFAFEGISSVLFETRMGCLNEVVPEETKKFIFSVGEMFRLSPIVILFPKSLWPYMPFWKHFVAVWDHLFKVAEELVQKKMTEIQEMVKYGQPVEGEYLTHLLISEQMSFTEVLGSITELLLAGVDTTSNTISWALYHLAREPEIQQKLYEEVISVCPGEKVPCSEDITRMPLLKAIIRETLRLYPVVPGNARVVAEREIVVGGHLFPKNTLFHLCHFAVSNNEKVFPNPSAFLPQRWIREQKPLNQHPFGSVPFGFGIRACLGRRVAELEMYLLLSRLIKHYEVCPDPSGRTVKPITRTLLVPATSIDLQFIDRQEEPVKANASV, from the exons ATGTTTTCCCATTCGGTGCTGAGAACTGGATTCTTTTTATGCAAGCAGGACTACGGAGGAATAAAATGCCTTACATCGATATTCCTCACTCGGACGACCAGTACACTAATAGGAGGTGATGATAAACAAAAAACCATGGATGACTTGAATGGTCCCAGCTTTCTGACGTCATTATACTGGCTCTTTGGGAAAGGTTATTTTCAAACGACACATCAAATGCAG ATAGAGCACAGCAAAATCTATGGCCCCCTTTGGAAGTCCAAATATGGACCACTGGTTGTTGTTAATGTGGCCGATGCAGACCTCATAGAACAGGTTCTACGGCAAGAGGGTCGCCATCCCATCCGTACTGACATGCCCCACTGGAGAGGCTACCGAAAACTCCGGAATCATGCCTATGGACCCCTCACGGA AATGGGAGCGGAGTGGCAGCGCATTAGAAGCATCCTGAATCCTCGCATGCTGAAGCCCAAACATGTGTCCTCCTACACCAGTGCCATTAACGGTGTGGTGAGCGACTTTATTGAGAAGGTGGCTAAGCTTAGGACAACAACAGGCAATGACGTTGTGGTGTATGATGTGGCAGGAGAACTGTACAAGTTTGCCTTTGAAG GAATAAGCTCAGTGTTGTTTGAAACTCGTATGGGGTGTCTGAATGAAGTGGTTCCTGAAGAAACAAAGAAGTTTATCTTCTCTGTTGGAGAAATGTTCCGTCTTTCTCCCATCGTGATCCTGTTCCCCAAATCTCTCTGGCCCTACATGCCTTTTTGGAAGCATTTTGTTGCTGTTTGGGACCATTTGTTCAAAGTTg cgGAGGAACTGGTGCAGAAGAAGATGACAGAGATCCAGGAAATGGTGAAATATGGGCAGCCAGTGGAGGGCGAGTATCTCACACACCTCCTGATCAGTGAACAGATGTCCTTCACCGAGGTTTTGGGAAGCATTACAGAGCTTCTGCTGGCTGGAGTCGACACT ACATCAAACACTATTTCCTGGGCACTGTATCACTTGGCACGAGAGCCAGAGATCCAGCAGAAGCTGTATGAGGAGGTTATCAGTGTCTGCCCTGGTGAAAAAGTGCCCTGCAGTGAAGACATCACCAGGATGCCATTGCTAAAGGCCATCATTAGAGAGACTCTTCG TTTATATCCAGTGGTTCCTGGGAATGCTCGTGTCGTTGCTGAAAGAGAAATAGTGGTGGGTGGCCACCTCTTCCCTAAAAAT ACTCTTTTCCACCTCTGCCACTTTGCAGTATCCAACAATGAGAAGGTGTTTCCCAATCCTTCTGCCTTCCTCCCTCAGCGATGGATTCGGGAGCAGAAGCCGTTAAACCAGCATCCCTTCGGGTCTGTGCCATTTGGCTTCGGCATCCGCGCCTGCCTGGGCCGCAGAGTGGCTGAACTGGAGATGTACCTCCTCTTGTCCCGG